A region of Legionella donaldsonii DNA encodes the following proteins:
- a CDS encoding protein LphB: MNKKGLLIGLLLVASFIYLLLFQLKAIWPFTIDDMYISLRYAKHWADGYGLLWNIGEEPVEGYSNYSFVVLAAVSLYLHLDPVIVLKSAGVLGLFFATAGVYFLSRLWFSAWLAFIPCLWMLIYRGQIIWSVSGLETTVYQALLVFSLFSLLRGMGYDFYPQQRKKSNKVYFLLTGLLFALSAMTRPEAPALVLLLSFIALFDSGNEKNKTYYRNLLWSCSTFLILFLPYFIWRWYYYGRLFPNAVYCKGFNDFSAFNLDESYLGLILPFLLLALPAIFFAKDRRHYFLWTPSILYLTLLIGADPIVAFFNRLFLPVFILLLPLSLLGMTYILRYFLQKEDEIYYTSLVFCALLVAFVFIPSMSLSNYRYFAINPQAGEHLRQKVVDWLTNNVTQDSQVLLADSGMIPYLSPLRFIDSYCLNNKKMTKISHQERYNRMCQDAFLIKPEAIILTSLMASGRVIYTPTDYCLRRELKKNKLYQFRTIYQVKDLDSSYRYEIYTLLN, encoded by the coding sequence ATGAATAAGAAAGGGTTATTAATTGGTCTATTGCTGGTTGCATCATTTATTTATCTACTCTTATTCCAGTTAAAAGCGATTTGGCCCTTTACCATTGATGATATGTACATTAGTCTTCGTTATGCCAAGCATTGGGCAGATGGGTACGGTTTGTTATGGAATATCGGAGAGGAACCTGTAGAGGGGTATTCTAACTATAGCTTTGTTGTTTTGGCGGCAGTGTCACTCTATTTACATCTTGATCCTGTTATCGTGCTGAAGAGCGCCGGTGTTTTAGGGCTTTTCTTTGCAACAGCGGGCGTTTATTTTCTTTCGCGCTTATGGTTTTCTGCTTGGCTTGCCTTTATTCCCTGTCTATGGATGTTAATATACCGGGGTCAAATAATATGGTCTGTCAGCGGCCTGGAAACGACTGTATATCAGGCTTTGCTCGTTTTTTCCCTATTTTCCCTGTTACGCGGTATGGGCTACGATTTTTATCCTCAGCAAAGAAAAAAATCAAACAAAGTTTATTTCTTGTTAACGGGTTTGTTATTTGCCCTATCAGCAATGACCAGGCCTGAAGCGCCGGCTTTGGTATTGCTTTTGAGCTTCATAGCCTTGTTTGATAGTGGTAATGAAAAGAACAAAACGTATTATAGGAATCTGTTGTGGAGTTGTAGCACCTTTCTCATCCTTTTTTTACCTTATTTCATCTGGCGTTGGTACTACTATGGCAGGTTATTTCCCAATGCCGTTTATTGCAAAGGATTCAACGACTTTTCTGCGTTTAATCTTGATGAAAGTTATTTAGGTTTAATTTTGCCTTTTTTGTTATTAGCTCTGCCTGCGATTTTTTTTGCAAAAGACAGGCGTCATTATTTTTTGTGGACACCAAGTATTTTGTATCTGACTCTATTAATTGGTGCGGATCCCATTGTTGCTTTCTTTAATCGCTTATTTTTGCCTGTTTTTATTCTACTTCTGCCCCTGTCTCTTTTGGGAATGACTTATATATTGCGTTATTTCTTACAAAAAGAAGATGAAATTTATTATACAAGTCTTGTATTTTGTGCGCTTCTTGTTGCGTTTGTTTTTATTCCATCGATGAGTTTGTCCAATTACCGTTATTTTGCTATCAATCCGCAAGCAGGGGAGCATTTGCGGCAGAAGGTCGTAGATTGGTTAACGAATAATGTCACTCAGGACAGCCAGGTATTGCTTGCTGATAGCGGGATGATTCCCTATCTTAGCCCCTTACGTTTTATTGATTCCTATTGCTTGAATAACAAAAAAATGACGAAGATATCACACCAGGAGAGGTATAATCGTATGTGCCAGGACGCATTTCTCATTAAGCCCGAAGCGATTATTTTAACCTCATTAATGGCGAGTGGAAGAGTTATTTATACACCAACTGATTATTGCTTGCGCAGAGAGCTAAAAAAGAACAAATTATATCAATTTCGCACAATATACCAAGTTAAAGACTTGGATTCTTCTTATCGGTATGAAATTTATACCCTATTAAATTAA
- a CDS encoding polysaccharide biosynthesis protein, giving the protein MQNIGTFFLKLYKKLPVIAFDVIAIPVAWYFAYWLRYNMQPFPSSLVTVYSLFALLTLMTMQITCYYYFRVYRGLWRFSSLNDVARIIKATVCATILSIPVFYLASLLQHIPRSVFPLYNMILITLLCSGRLLMRSLWDKRGREGQVSEIKRVLIIGAGRAGESLVRDLKRTQSYQPVGFVDDNLGKRGLEVHGIRVLGTSRDLLDLVIQHHVDLIFIAIPSAGSAAMRRIVSHCEKSNVPFRTLPSIPALVAGRVEVNALRDVNIEDLLGRDQVQLQWDKIAANIKNKRVIVTGGGGSIGSELCRQIMALQPGKLLIVENSEFNLYKIEQELNKSFPLIPLELGLVSVTDKVAIDYLFDQFKPQIVFHAAAYKHVPMLEDQIRVAIQNNVLGTQIVAEASVAVGVEKFILISTDKAVNPANVMGTTKRVAEIYCQNLNERVDTQFITVRFGNVLGSAGSVVPLFQKQLQAGGPLTVTHPDIQRYFMTIPEACQLILQAMVNGHGGEIFVLDMGEPIKISYLAEQMIRLAGKEPGKDIAIEYTGLRPGEKLFEELFHVSEQLAPTEHEKLFKAKFRQLEWHELIQTIRLLNTACAMHHNEELYVLLKSLVPEFNSQVEKGAVVN; this is encoded by the coding sequence ATGCAGAATATTGGTACTTTTTTTCTGAAACTCTACAAGAAATTACCTGTTATTGCTTTTGATGTAATAGCAATTCCAGTTGCCTGGTACTTTGCTTATTGGCTTCGATATAATATGCAGCCCTTTCCCAGCAGCCTTGTTACGGTTTATTCTCTTTTCGCATTACTGACTTTAATGACGATGCAAATAACCTGTTATTATTATTTTCGGGTTTACCGTGGTTTATGGCGTTTTTCCTCTTTAAATGATGTAGCAAGAATTATTAAGGCTACAGTCTGTGCAACAATACTCTCTATACCCGTTTTTTATTTAGCCTCCCTTCTGCAACATATTCCTCGCTCAGTATTTCCTTTGTACAACATGATTTTAATAACACTGCTTTGTAGCGGCAGACTATTAATGCGTTCTCTCTGGGATAAGCGGGGTAGGGAAGGGCAGGTTAGTGAAATTAAGCGTGTATTGATTATTGGGGCAGGTCGAGCAGGTGAAAGTTTGGTGCGTGATCTCAAACGCACACAGTCTTATCAGCCAGTTGGTTTTGTCGATGACAACCTTGGCAAAAGAGGACTAGAGGTACATGGAATCAGAGTATTAGGTACTTCTCGCGATTTGCTCGATTTAGTTATACAACATCATGTCGATCTGATTTTTATTGCTATTCCTTCAGCAGGCTCTGCAGCGATGCGACGTATAGTCAGTCATTGTGAAAAGTCAAATGTGCCATTTCGTACCTTACCCAGCATCCCTGCTTTGGTGGCAGGGCGTGTAGAAGTAAATGCCCTTCGAGATGTTAACATCGAGGATTTATTAGGGCGTGATCAGGTCCAGTTACAATGGGATAAAATTGCTGCCAACATCAAAAATAAACGCGTTATTGTGACTGGAGGCGGGGGCTCGATTGGTTCTGAATTATGCCGTCAGATCATGGCGCTTCAACCCGGCAAGTTATTAATTGTAGAGAATTCTGAGTTTAATTTATACAAGATAGAGCAGGAGTTGAACAAGAGTTTTCCTCTGATACCCCTTGAGTTAGGATTAGTATCTGTCACTGATAAAGTAGCAATTGACTATTTATTCGACCAATTTAAACCACAAATCGTGTTTCATGCAGCGGCTTATAAACATGTGCCTATGCTTGAGGATCAAATTCGTGTCGCTATACAGAATAATGTTTTAGGGACCCAAATCGTAGCAGAGGCGAGTGTAGCCGTTGGAGTAGAAAAATTTATTTTGATTTCTACAGATAAGGCTGTGAATCCGGCGAATGTCATGGGAACGACCAAACGAGTTGCTGAAATTTATTGTCAGAATTTGAATGAACGGGTTGATACCCAATTCATCACTGTACGGTTTGGTAACGTCTTGGGCTCTGCCGGTAGTGTAGTACCCTTATTTCAAAAGCAATTGCAGGCTGGTGGACCATTAACAGTCACCCACCCCGACATTCAGCGTTATTTCATGACTATACCAGAAGCTTGTCAGTTAATTTTACAGGCAATGGTTAATGGCCACGGGGGGGAAATCTTTGTATTGGATATGGGGGAACCGATTAAAATCAGCTATCTCGCTGAACAAATGATTCGTTTGGCTGGCAAGGAGCCTGGTAAAGATATAGCCATAGAATATACAGGGCTAAGGCCTGGCGAAAAATTATTTGAAGAACTTTTTCATGTGTCCGAACAATTGGCTCCCACGGAGCATGAGAAGTTATTTAAAGCCAAGTTTCGTCAGCTGGAATGGCATGAGTTGATCCAAACAATTCGGTTGTTAAATACGGCTTGTGCTATGCATCATAATGAAGAGCTTTATGTTTTACTAAAGAGTTTAGTGCCGGAATTTAATTCACAGGTAGAAAAAGGGGCAGTAGTTAATTAA
- a CDS encoding decaprenyl-phosphate phosphoribosyltransferase, whose translation MTPIKQFFMLLRFSHWSKAAFVLLGVFYSGSLEYLPDALLAAFSFCLIASAVYIYNDIQDREQDRLHPQKCRRPLASGNVSLPFALSILAILLVGGLLLAGLISINLAALLGLYLLINLAYNHALKNLPILDVLCIASGFMLRVLAGTIGIGLPISWWLTLTATLISLFIALCKRRLEKQLDLTYTTREVLKKYSPRLLDYMINGTAFCCFVAYLLYTIYARDESFYFLLTIPFAAIGLWRFAWVTRRSSGNDDPVSLFLSDNLSRFNSLCFLILTLIALFK comes from the coding sequence ATGACGCCGATAAAACAATTCTTCATGCTACTTAGATTTTCTCATTGGTCTAAGGCTGCCTTTGTGCTACTTGGCGTTTTTTATTCTGGCTCACTTGAATATCTGCCTGATGCTTTACTGGCGGCATTCTCATTTTGTCTAATTGCTAGCGCCGTTTACATCTACAATGATATACAAGACAGGGAGCAGGATAGATTACATCCACAAAAATGCCGTAGGCCTTTGGCTTCAGGGAATGTATCACTTCCTTTTGCATTGAGTATATTAGCAATCTTACTGGTTGGAGGATTATTGTTGGCTGGGTTGATTTCAATCAATCTTGCTGCACTTCTTGGTTTATATTTGCTGATAAACCTCGCTTATAACCATGCTTTGAAAAATCTGCCTATACTTGATGTGTTATGTATTGCTAGTGGATTTATGTTACGTGTTTTAGCTGGCACTATCGGTATAGGGTTACCTATTTCTTGGTGGCTCACTTTGACGGCAACCTTGATTAGTCTGTTTATTGCTTTGTGCAAGCGACGTTTAGAAAAGCAACTGGATTTAACCTATACAACCAGAGAAGTACTGAAGAAATACTCGCCCAGATTACTGGATTATATGATTAATGGTACCGCTTTCTGTTGTTTTGTAGCCTATCTCCTTTATACCATTTATGCCCGGGATGAATCGTTCTATTTTTTGCTAACAATACCTTTTGCTGCTATTGGACTGTGGCGTTTTGCCTGGGTGACAAGACGAAGTAGTGGTAATGATGATCCGGTTTCCTTATTTTTAAGTGACAACTTATCACGGTTTAATTCGTTGTGTTTTCTAATTTTAACCCTCATTGCGTTGTTTAAATAA